A section of the Centropristis striata isolate RG_2023a ecotype Rhode Island chromosome 7, C.striata_1.0, whole genome shotgun sequence genome encodes:
- the setbp1 gene encoding SET-binding protein, which translates to MEPRDLVGSARPKEAELQGGRVGPNEEDQEGAGGTGLARGDDVINGAISEGEGLEEQGEGLLEEQEFSIKEASFQEGSLKLKIQTTKRTKKPPKNLENYICPPEIRMTIRPPVGEGKGGRQGRTGGGAGRGQKDEERGPPRKRTYERQFRMPEQREGGLLQLLGDHTPPKHQLRSSLPPAHTLSHSQQTQHTLTQQFQHAHAHQHQINPDWITSTAPSASPANPADSEPARELAGASRSALLDPTQPFSRTATRSPSPQRSLTPDLQLPVVTDASILNLTSLSRGRGLQEVSEQLFGNIKRKYGRKDSQRMLCNPHSADTPWGRQLEKGSESPSNSEERQKYRQEETAEHFHEEREERRKEERERASAGRRGDEEDRGMPMLTEEGKGRKRRRRPSFDESFSVEEQLQQRQDSDTTEKHQPGPPEPKVAHKMETHKNDSRLTSQADVSRERIEKAERADKSDKREKGDRAERGETVTNGSDPDSALSANRMKKNPVGRPKISTDALKHREPIHNHINKPNLNTNPRLPSPNPSPSPRGSISPSPSPKPRANMSPSLSPRPRAALSPSPSHSTSSTASSRPTKAKDRWSYLKAKSHASLTPPQRDNRGSPSTLADPPSAFPITPSSPLYTNTDSLTVHTPIKRKRGRPKKQPLLTVETIHEGTSTSPPSPLAQDAAAGLNRRRKIHNQNTLVQMTSTTISANSNSLKLKRGRCPSRPVNKMKLGKMQSILNEILSGSSQNGALALKSTSAPVTSAMSAMASTIEARLGKQINVSKRGTIYIGKKRGRKPRAETQGSNPPKTTRDKPPLSVSTSSLYESPVVPSATLSPSSSAPSIRTSHSDATMPSLQPISALPSKPPGRSFLSGGWKLSPPRLLANSPSHLSEGASVKEVTLSPISESHSEETIPSDSGIGTDNNSTSDQTEKGPASRRRYSFDLCGFEAAEAAALEASNKGSRARCERQVTAVDNFLSQQEKKQKHHRRKRKCLQSRDHLHFLSELEEVVVKLQQLRVSHRRYTCYPQHPYPSIFRLNFHHYYPVTYDSYPCDSSSYLRRSADLKAKRRRGRPAKASEPITSKLPFVQGYGYPLAGGNYYAAPYAMPYAPPLSLGYFPPAPPFYLPHHSLGPAPPSPFMRPAVPPPKAFHSSGHSKLQPGAKLRSTSGPLQGPSVRGEGLGSLGGGSAGSLAGVRLHKRKHKHKHKHKDEPLLSLRDRQELGGLFSGAKTNARLSMLSDRRDLASQGSSKHLEKQRGSGRGSSLGSSLGMFESDQLSTHSLSDSQFHSRQTRQPINSFMSSYSSQSQRSESASDLFLGSREDECGGRSRKTRLTVFGDQGLMSFQTARQEPGQMNNCSSPSLTDVPGKRRYKRREVEQIQKDVRRMHSLNFEHVQKILRAKRLQRQAKTGNNVIKRRPGRPRKQPIEESEPTNRREEDRVDGRGLDMLAGRRGDGRTLGMPVLERCDDLPGRQSLRPSLTPEPLEFSNHDSISATIETVVHQARSVPPVAKGAKRRGRAHSRDELWAPSSQ; encoded by the exons ATGGAGCCAAGGGATCTGGTTGGCTCGGCCCGACCCAAAGAGGCGGAGTTACAGGGAGGCAGGGTGGGGCCAAATGAAGAGGACCAGGAAGGAGCAGGGGGCACCGGTTTGGCGCGCGGCGATGATGTGATTAACGGTGCCATCAGCGAAGGGGAGGGGCTAGAGGAGCAGGGGGAGGGGCTtctggaggagcaggagttctccATCAAGGAAGCAAGTTTCCAGGAAGGAAGTCTAAAGCTCAAGATTCAGACCACCAAGCGCACCAAGAAGCCCCCCAAGAACCTTGAGAACTACATTTGCCCACCGGAGATCAGGATGACCATCAGACCTCCAGTGGGAGAGGGCAAAGGGGGGCGGCAGGGACGAACAGGAGGCGGGGCAGGGCGGGGCCAGAAAGACGAGGAACGAGGACCCCCGAGAAAAAGG ACATATGAGCGCCAGTTCAGAATGcctgagcagagagagggaggcctGCTGCAACTACTGGGAGATCACACTCCGCCCAAACACCAGCTTCGCAGCTCCCTcccccctgcacacacactctcacactcacagCAAACACAGCACACCCTCACGCAACAATTCCAACACGCTCACGCACATCAACACCAAATCAATCCAGACTGGATCACGTCAACAGCACCTTCTGCATCCCCGGCCAATCCTGCAGATTCTGAGCCAGCCAGAGAACTGGCAGGAGCCAGCAGGAGTGCTTTGCTTGATCCAACTCAACCTTTCTCACGAACAGCGACACGAAGCCCCTCACCGCAGAGGTCCCTGACTCCAGACCTGCAGTTGCCAGTGGTTACAGATGCCAGTATTCTCAACTTGACCTCTCTCAGCAG GGGCAGGGGGTTACAAGAGGTCAGTGAGCAGCTCTTTGGGAACATCAAGAGGAAGTACGGCAGGAAGGACTCCCAGAGGATGCTCTGTAATCCCCACAGTGCTGATACACCTTGGGGGAGACAGCTAGAGAAAGGATCGGAGAGCCCAAGTAATTCAGAGGAGAGGCAGAAGTACAGGCAAGAAGAGACAGCTGAGCATTTTCatgaagaaagagaggaaaggagaaaagaggagagagagagagcgagtgctgggaggagaggagatgaagaagaCAGAGGGATGCCCATGCTGACAGAGGAAGGGAAAGGAAGAAAGAGGCGGAGGAGGCCTTCTTTTGACGAGTCATTTTCTGTAGAGGAGCAATTACAGCAACGGCAGGACTCTGACACTACAGAGAAGCACCAGCCTGGGCCCCCAGAACCCAAAGTAGCACATAAGATGGAGACTCACAAAAATGATTCTCGACTTACAAGTCAGGCTGATGTCAGTAGAGAGAGGATAGAAAAAGCGGAGAGAGCAGATAAAAGCgataaaagagaaaaaggagacaGGGCTGAAAGAGGGGAGACGGTTACTAACGGATCTGACCCAGACTCAGCTTTAAGCGCAAACAGAATGAAGAAGAACCCGGTGGGTCGTCCGAAGATCAGCACGGATGCCCTGAAACACAGAGAGCCTATTCACAATCATATCAACAAACCCAATCTAAACACAAACCCCAGACTCCCGAGCCCAAACCCGAGCCCCAGCCCCAGGGGCAGCATCAGTCCCAGCCCCAGCCCTAAGCCCAGGGCTAACATGAGTCCCAGTCTCAGCCCCAGACCCAGGGCGGCCTTGAGTCCTAGCCCTAGCCACAGCACCAGCTCCACAGCCAGTTCCAGACCCACCAAGGCCAAGGACAGGTGGTCCTACCTGAAAGCTAAAAGCCATGCCAGCCTCACGCCACCACAGAGAGACAACCGGGGTAGCCCCTCCACCTTAGCTGACCCACCCTCAGCCTTCCCCATCACCCCCTCCAGCCCCCTCTACACCAACACTGACAGCCTGACCGTCCACACACCCATTAAGAGGAAACGAGGACGCCCCAAGAAACAACCTCTCCTAACAGTGGAGACCATCCACGAGGGCACCTCCACCTCACCTCCAAGCCCCCTGGCACAGGACGCCGCCGCAGGGCTAAACCGTAGGAGGAAGATACACAACCAAAACACATTAGTCCAAATGACTTCCACAACCATTAGCGCCAATTCCAACAGTCTGAAACTAAAGCGTGGCAGGTGTCCTTCCAGGCCAGTGAATAAGATGAAGCTTGGGAAAATGCAGAGCATCCTGAACGAAATCCTGTCAGGTTCCAGTCAGAACGGAGCTCTGGCTCTGAAGTCAACTTCTGCCCCTGTTACCTCAGCGATGAGTGCCATGGCGTCCACCATCGAGGCTCGGCTAGGAAAACAGATTAATGTCAGCAAGAGAGGAACCATCTACATTGGtaagaagagagggagaaaaccCAGAGCAGAAACCCAAGGCTCCAACCCTCCAAAAACCACTAGGGACAAGCCCCCACTGTCCGTCTCCACATCCAGTCTCTATGAGAGCCCTGTAGTGCCTTCCGCCACCTTGTCTCCCAGCTCCAGTGCTCCATCCATTAGAACAAGCCACTCTGATGCCACTATGCCCAGTTTGCAGCCGATCTCAGCTCTGCCCTCCAAGCCACCAGGCAGGAGCTTCCTCTCCGGGGGGTGGAAACTGTCTCCTCCACGCCTTCTGGCTAATTCACCTTCCCACCTGTCAGAGGGGGCGTCGGTGAAGGAAGTGACCCTGTCCCCCATCAGCGAGTCCCACAGTGAGGAGACTATTCCGAGTGACAGTGGGATCGGGACAGACAACAACAGCACCTCGGATCAAACTGAGAAGGGCCCCGCCTCTCGACGCAG GTACTCATTTGATCTGTGTGGGTTTGAGGCTGCAGAGGCAGCAGCCCTGGAAGCATCCAACAAGGGCAGCCGAGCACGCTGTGAACGGCAAGTAACCGCTGTTGACAACTTCCTGTCACAGCAGGAAAAGAAGCAAAAACATCATCGGCGGAAGAGGAAGTGCCTACAGAGCCGGGACCATCTTCACTTTCTCTCTGAACTGGAGGAG GTTGTGGTAAAGCTCCAGCAGCTACGAGTGTCTCACAGACGATACACCTGCTACCCCCAGCACCCGTATCCCTCAATTTTCCGCCTCAACTTCCATCATTACTACCCTGTTACCTACGACTCCTACCCCTGCGACTCCAGCTCGTACCTCCGCAGGAGTGCCGATCTGAAGGCTAAGAGGAGACGAGGCCGTCCAGCCAAAGCCAGCGAGCCAATCACATCGAAGCTGCCTTTTGTTCAAGGATATGGTTATCCGCTGGCAGGGGGAAATTACTATGCAGCACCGTATGCGATGCCTTATGCACCTCCTCTGAGTCTGGGCTACTTTCCCCCTGCTCCCCCATTTTACCTGCCCCACCACTCGCTAGGACCTGCACCTCCATCTCCCTTCATGAGGCCCGCTGTCCCCCCTCCCAAGGCTTTCCACTCCAGTGGACACTCAAAGCTCCAGCCAGGGGCCAAGCTTCGCAGCACCAGTGGCCCACTCCAGGGGCCCTCTGTAAGAGGAGAGGGCCTGGGATCTCTAGGCGGTGGCAGTGCAGGTAGTCTTGCAGGGGTTCGTCTCCATAAGAGGAAGCACAAGCACAAACATAAGCACAAGGATGAACCCCTCCTTTCGCTGCGAGACCGACAGGAGTTGGGTGGGCTCTTCAGCGGAGCTAAGACCAATGCACGTCTCAGCATGCTGAGTGACAGGAGGGACTTGGCCAGTCAGGGCTCTTCAAAGCATCTGGAGAAGCAGAGGGGCAGCGGTAGAGGCTCAAGCCTGGGATCCAGCTTAGGGATGTTTGAGTCAGACCAGCTGtccacacactctctctctgacaGCCAGTTCCACTCCCGTCAGACTCGACAGCCAATAAACAGCTTCATGAGCAGCTACAGTAGCCAATCGCAGCGGTCGGAGTCAGCTTCTGACCTCTTTTTGGGGTCACGGGAGGACGAGTGTGgagggaggagcaggaagacGAGGCTCACTGTGTTTGGAGATCAGGGCTTAATGTCATTCCAAACTGCCAGGCAGGAGCCAGGACAGATGAACAACTGCTCCAGTCCCTCCCTCACTG ATGTTCCCGGTAAGCGGAGGTATAAGCGACGCGAGGTGGAACAGATCCAGAAGGACGTGAGGAGGATGCATTCTTTGAACTTTGAGCATGTGCAGAAGATCCTCCGTGCCAAGCGCCTGCAGCGACAAGCCAAAACAGGAAACAATGTCATCAAAAGACGGCCTGGGCGGCCCCGAAAACAACCCATAGAGGAATCAGAGCCGACTAATAGGAGGGAGGAGGATCGGGTTGATGGTCGGGGTTTGGACATGTTGGCTGGTAGGAGAGGTGATGGCAGGACTCTGGGGATGCCTGTCCTGGAGAGGTGTGATGACCTGCCAGGTAGGCAGAGCCTCAGGCCAAGCTTGACCCCCGAGCCTCTGGAGTTCTCAAATCACGATTCCATCTCAGCAACAATCGAGACGGTGGTGCATCAAGCGCGATCTGTGCCTCCGGTGGCCAAAGGGGCGAAACGCAGAGGCAGGGCCCACAGCAGGGACGAGTTATGGGCTCCTTCCAGTCAGTAG